One window from the genome of Hoplias malabaricus isolate fHopMal1 chromosome 18, fHopMal1.hap1, whole genome shotgun sequence encodes:
- the LOC136675112 gene encoding endonuclease domain-containing 1 protein codes for MNLLLSFQTLLSLILVSAATVVEDFNHVERCKDSLYMGTPPRGIIETHLKKICQRYADKPRYVTLYDSRKRIPVYSAYTFKKTEGDRRVDYPWMYEPQLAETDGNGNMLPFPTGYLHMKFEDSQAVLDDYSDVVLYERGHLNPDQHQSDPHDRAATYTLTNVVPEIREFNIGPWREHEERIRVRLNNYCRGTAFIVTGVTTAGHMIRRNNQDRVAIPEDVWSAYCCTDYDRNAPHDVRIRFPSQAALAKNAKEGNAVHEMTVQDLENFLKTRMDVDQNLQIFYDNCISPSPLPIYLHHTI; via the exons ATGAACCTCCTCCTGAGCTTCCAGACGCTCCTCTCTCTGATCTTAGTGAGCGCAGCCACGGTGGTGGAGGACTTCAACCACGTGGAGAGATGTAAAGACTCCCTGTACATGGGCACTCCGCCGAGGGGCATCATCGAAACCCACCTGAAGAAGATCTGCCAACGTTACGCTGATAAACCTCGCTACGTGACCCTCTACGACTCACGCAAACGTATCCCCGTCTACTCCGCGTACACCTTCAAGAAAACCGAGGGAGACCGGAGGGTGGACTACCCCTGGATGTACGAGCCTCAG CTCGCAGAAACAGACGGCAACGGGAACATGCTTCCGTTCCCGACCGGCTACCTGCACATGAAGTTTGAAGACAGCCAGGCGGTCCTGGACGACTACTCTGACGTGGTTCTGTACGAGAGAGGTCACCTGAACCCAGACCAGCACCAGTCGGACCCTCACGACCGAGCAGCCACTTATACCCTGACCAACGTTGTGCCGGAGATACGGGAGTTCAACATCGGGCCGTGGCGAGAGCACGAGGAACGGATCCGGGTCCGTCTCAACAACTACTGCAGGGGGACGGCGTTCATAGTGACGGGAGTGACCACAGCGGGTCACATGATCCGGAGAAACAACCAGGACCGCGTGGCCATCCCGGAGGACGTGTGGTCGGCCTACTGCTGCACCGATTACGACCGGAACGCCCCTCACGACGTCCGCATCCGCTTCCCGTCCCAAGCGGCCCTGGCCAAGAACGCCAAGGAAGGGAACGCCGTCCACGAGATGACAGTCCAGGACCTGGAGAACTTCCTGAAGACCCGCATGGACGTGGACCAGAACCTGCAGATCTTCTACGACAACTGCATCTCGCCTTCGCCACTGCCCATCTACCTCCACCACACCATATGA
- the zgc:172339 gene encoding endonuclease domain-containing 1 protein gives MMRLLLLQVFMCCVMAEVQVSFSPECKKFLYMGTPPRGLQDPSLKNICQKYKGKPRFVTLYDVVDHIPVYSAYTFKRSDGSKKVDTPWMYEPQLSLDTGSGEMQAFPADGLHRSFEDAQAVLDDYSDTVSIERGQLNPDEHQAHLDDKASTYTLTNVVPQDRVFNIGTWKQHEHTIRRRLNNFCRGEAYIVTGVTTSGRMIRRHNLDRLAVPTYLWSAYCCIDYDHNAPFEERSKFPAFASRALNAASGSEVLETGVQQLENFLKQNTFVDKKFQIFYEDCVPNSAIMTP, from the exons ATGATGCGCCTGCTCCTGCTGCAAGTGTTTATGTGCTGTGTGATGGCCGAGGTCCAGGTGAGCTTCTCGCCTGAGTGCAAGAAGTTCTTGTACATGGGGACGCCGCCGAGGGGTCTTCAGGACCCCAGTCTAAAAAACATCTGTCAGAAATACAAAGGCAAGCCGAGGTTCGTCACATTATACGATGTGGTGGATCACATCCCTGTTTACTCTGCGTACACCTTCAAGAGATCAGACGGGTCCAAGAAAGTAGACACTCCCTGGATGTACGAGCCTCAG CTGTCATTGGACACGGGCTCGGGCGAGATGCAGGCGTTCCCAGCAGACGGGCTGCACCGTAGTTTCGAGGATGCCCAGGCGGTGCTGGACGACTACTCGGACACTGTGAGCATCGAGCGAGGTCAGCTGAACCCGGACGAGCACCAGGCGCACCTGGACGACAAGGCGTCCACCTACACTCTGACCAACGTGGTGCCACAGGACCGCGTGTTCAACATCGGCACCTGGAAACAGCACGAACACACCATCCGACGCCGCCTCAACAACTTCTGCCGCGGCGAGGCCTACATCGTCACGGGGGTCACCACCTCGGGCCGAATGATCCGCCGCCACAACCTGGACAGGCTCGCCGTCCCCACGTACCTCTGGTCGGCCTACTGCTGCATCGACTACGACCACAACGCCCCCTTCGAGGAGAGGTCCAAGTTCCCCGCCTTCGCCTCGCGGGCCCTGAACGCCGCGTCGGGGTCCGAGGTGCTGGAGACGGGTGTGCAGCAGCTGGAGAACTTCCTCAAGCAGAACACCTTCGTGGACAAGAAATTCCAGATCTTCTACGAGGACTGCGTGCCCAACAGCGCCATCATGACGCCCTGA